One segment of Anser cygnoides isolate HZ-2024a breed goose chromosome 5, Taihu_goose_T2T_genome, whole genome shotgun sequence DNA contains the following:
- the LOC106048252 gene encoding cytosolic carboxypeptidase 2, whose product MRCHLRYYGYFRGQKTGGKQSPVSPRGHSECLGSAGPGCRQRVGKEPSSRAPCAPSVPCRGAGSPPAPPAAPRALEPVRSRGCRFPGEPRALFALPSARGPLPAPRWPIECEVIKEAIEHIEWVPPEPEPFCQPSSHEQAPAGSSEEQGTVVYHLSPVPPGSCFTRARAGGAPGPLSSPAAALEGPQDTTLLFESRFESGNLQKAVKVGPYEYVLTLRPDLYTAKHTQWFYFRVQNTRRDAVYRFTIANLAKPKSLYGEGMRPLLYSQQDARSRGIGWRRVGAEVRYYRGGGGEEPATFCLSWSMRFPHDGDTCYLAHSYPYTYSDLQRYLRAVVGDPVRSRYCAVRALCRSLAGNTVYLLTITGPAGGAGKRAVVLSARAHPGESSGSWAMRGFLDFILSAAPDARLLRRLFVFKVVPMLNPDGVVVGNSRCSLTGRDPNRAYGTGCRGSFPAVWHLRAMVERLLAEREVVLYCDFHGHSRKNNVFMYGCDGGRAGAAPRLRERIFPLMLSKNAPDKFSFPSCKFKVQKSKEGTGRVVMWRMGVTNSYTLEAAFGGSTLGGRNSHFTVEDLKSLGYHLCDTLLDFCDPDPAKFQRCLAEVDALLRQWLGSGESWSNVPTSDLESSTSGSDSSVSEGPLARPGSPRGREGRGTREDILVPLRHPGRLEPRRRKRLRSRRVRNALRRPNAVRQSHAGVPVSAVHPSPAPCLPPHTAPSSGGSAWGCIEPPLCAPPGATMVPQAPGTTAGPQRPRGRPWGAGGARAAAWSRPPSARPHRGGKGLPRPCRCGGRPAAGGREGFGAPPHAAACPCRHRHRRFLAGHGRGAAHTGGRRRWSCRAAGPRQPPLLRLRPALTGPRPPVPAGLPLPLRAPGGRRHRPVAPQGPSPWQRLRPRRPRRWRRPRCHGDPGGSGRRARRKYRGRKRKRRPCPSGPWRRGGSRSSGSSMADAASQVLLGSGLTVLSQPLMYVKVLVQVGYEPLPPTLGRNIFGRQVYQLPGLFAYAKHIVKVDGRAGLFKGLTPRLCSSAIGTVVHSKVLQRYQATKQAEPGASKQEPVSSLEQVLKETSREMVARSAATLITHPFHVITLRCMVQFIGRETKYSGTLSAFTTIYREEGILGFFAGLIPRLLGDILSLWLCNMLAYLINTYALENGVSMAEMKSYSQAVTGFFASMLTYPFVLVSNLMAVNNCGLAGGLLPYAPTYSSWLDCWSQLHKEGNMSRGNSLFFRKVPAGKRYVWDERRFR is encoded by the exons ccagcccctcctgcagcccccagggcgCTGGAGCCGGTCCGCTCGCGGGGCTGCAGGTTCCCCGGGGAGCCGCGGGCTCTCTTTGCCCTCCCCTCGGCGCGAGGacccctgcctgctccccggTGGCCCATCGAGTGCGAAGTCATCAAGGAGGCCATCGAGCACATCG agTGGGTTCCCCCTGAACCCGAGCCCTTCTGCCAGCCCTCGAGCCACGAGCAGGCGCCGGCGGGCAGCAGCGAGGAGCAGGGCACCGTCGTCTACCACCTCAGCCCAG tgcccccaggcTCCTGCTTCACCCGTGctcgggccgggggggccccgggtCCCCTCTCTTCACCGGCGGCCGCCCTGGAGGGCCCGCAGGACACCACGCTGCTGTTCGAGTCGCGCTTTGAGAGCGGCAACCTCCAGAAAGCCGTCAAGGT GGGCCCCTACGAGTACGTGCTGACGCTGCGGCCGGACTTGTACACCGCCAAGCACACCCAGTGGTTTTATTTCCGCGTGCAAAACACCCGGAGAGACGCTGTCTACCGCTTCACCATCGCCAACCTGGCGAAGCCCAAGAGCCTCTACGGCGAGGGCATGCGGCCGCTGCTCTACTCGCAGCAGGACGCCCGGAGCCGTGGCATCGGCTGGCGCCGCGTCGGGGCCGAAGTCCGCTACTACcgggggggtggcggggaggaGCCGGCcaccttctgcctctcctggAGCATGCGCTTCCCCCACGACGGTGACACCTGCTACTTGGCGCACTCCTACCCCTACACCTACTCGGACCTGCAGCGGTACCTGCGGGCGGTGGTGGGCGACCCGGTGCGCTCGCGGTACTGCGCGGTGCGGGCGCTGTGCCGCAGCTTGGCCGGCAACACCGTCTACCTGCTGACCATCACCGGCCCGGCCGGCGGCGCGGGCAAGCGGGCGGTGGTGCTGAGCGCCCGCGCGCACCCCGGCGAGAGCAGCGGCTCCTGGGCCATGCGGGGCTTCCTCGACTTCATCCTCAGCGCCGCCCCCGACGCCCGGCTCCTGCGCCGGCTCTTTGTCTTCAAGGTGGTGCCCATGCTCAACCCCGACGGGGTGGTGGTGGGCAACTCCCGCTGCTCCCTGACCGGCCGTGACCCCAACAGAGCCTACGGGACGGGGTGCCGGGGCTCCTTCCCCGCCGTCTGGCACCTGCGGGCCATGGTGGAGAG GCTGCTGGCGGAGCGGGAGGTGGTGCTGTACTGCGACTTCCACGGGCACAGCCGCAAGAACAACGTCTTCATGTACGGCTGTGACGGCGGCCGGGCCGGTGCAGCGCCGCGGCTGCGGGAGCGCATCTTCCCCCTGATGCTGAGCAAGAACGCGCCTGACAAG ttctccttccccagctgcaagTTCAAGGTGCAGAAGAGCAAAGAGGGGACGGGCAGGGTCGTCATGTGGCGGATGGGCGTCACCAACAGCTACACCCTGGAGGCGGCCTTCGGTGGCTCCACGCTGG GCGGGAGAAACTCACACTTCACCGTGGAGGACCTCAAATCGCTGGGCTACCACCTCTGCGACACCCTGCTTGACTTCTGCGACCCCGACCCTGCCAAG TTCCAGCGGTGCCTGGCAGAGGTGGACGCGCTGCTGCGGCAGTGGCTGGGCTCCGGCGAGAGCTGGAGCAACGTCCCCACCTCAGACCTCGAGTCCAG CACCAGCGGCTCTGACAGCTCCGTGTCTGAGGGACCCCTGGCACGGCCTGGGAGCCCCCGGGGACGGGAGGGACGAGGCACCCGGGAGGACATTCTGGTGCCGCTGCGCCATCCAGGGCGGCTGGagccgaggaggaggaagcggcTGCGGAGCCGCAGAGTGAGGAACGCCCTGCGCCGGCCAAACGCCGTCCGCCAGAGCCACGCCGGTGTCCCAGTGAGCGCGGTTCAcccctcccctgccccgtgTCTGCCTCCTCACACTGCTCCCAGCTCGGGTGGCAGCGCCTGGGGCTGCATTGAGCCCCCCCTTTGCGCTCCCCCAGGTGCCACCATGGTCCCTCAGGCCCCGGGGACAACCGCAGGTCCCCAACGCCCCCGGGGGAGGCCGTGGGGCGCCGGAGGAGCCCGAGCAGCCGCGTGGAGCCGTCCCCCGTCAGCCCGGCCCCACCGCGGCGGGAAGGGGCTCCCACGGCCGTGCCGCTGCGGGGGACGCCCGGCTGCAGGGGGGCGCGAGGGCTTCGGGGCCCCGCCGCACGCTGCAGCCTGCCCCTgccgccaccgccaccgccggTTCCTCGCGGGGCACGGACGTGGCGCTGCCCACaccgggggccgccgccggtGGTCGTGCagggcggccgggccccgccagcccccgcTGCTACGCCTGCGCCCGGCGTTAAcggggccgcggcccccggTGCCTGCCgggctcccccttcccctgcgggcccccgggggccgccgccaccgcccggTGGCACCTCAGGGCCCGTCGCCGTGGCAACGCCTCAGGCCTCGAAGGCCCCGCCGGTGGCGCAGGCCGCGTTGCCATGGCGACCCGGGCGGAagcgggcggcgggcgcggcggAAGTACCGGGGGCGGAAGCGGAAGCGGCGGCCGTGTCCTTCTGGGCCGTGGCGCCGGggcggcagcaggagcagcggcagcagcatgGCGGACGCGGCCTCgcaggtgctgctgggctcGGGGCTGACGGTGCTGTCGCAGCCCCTCATGTACGTGAAGGTGCTGGTGCAG GTGGGTTACGAGCCGCTGCCGCCCACGCTGGGCCGGAACATCTTCGGCCGCCAGGTCTACCAGCTGCCGGGACTCTTCGCCTACG CCAAGCACATCGTGAAGGTCGACGGGAGAGCGGGACTCTTCAAAGGCCTCACCCCCCGGCTCTGCTCCAGCGCCATCGGCACCGTGGTGCACAGCAAAGTGCTGCAG CGGTACCAGGCTACCAAGCAGGCTGAG CCAGGAGCCAGCAAGCAGGAGCCCGTGTCCTCGCTGGAGCAGGTCCTCAAGGAG acTTCCCGAGAGATGGTTGCTCGCTCCGCCGCGACCCTCATCACCCACCCATTCCACG TGATCACCCTGCGATGCATGGTGCAGTTCATCGGCAGGGAGACCAAGTACAG CGGGACACTAAGCGCCTTCACCACGATTTACCGAGAAGAAGGCATCCTGGGATTCTTCGC cGGCCTCATCCCCCGGCTCCTCGGAGACATCCTGTCGCTCTGGCTCTGCAACATGCTGGCCTACCTCATCAACACGTACGCGCTGGAGAACGGG GTCTCCATGGCAGAGATGAAGAGCTACTCGCAGGCAGTCACCGGA TTCTTCGCCAGCATGCTGACGTACCCCTTCGTGCTGGTCTCCAACCTGATGGCCGTCAATAACTGCGG GCTGGCCGGGGGCCTCCTCCCCTACGCGCCCACCTACTCCTCCTGGCTGGACTGCTGGAGCCAGCTGCACAAGGAG GGCAACATGAGCCGAGGGAACAGCCTGTTTTTCCGCAAGGTGCCCGCAGGGAAGCGATACGTGTGGGACGAGAGGAGGTTCCGCTGA